The Coffea arabica cultivar ET-39 chromosome 8e, Coffea Arabica ET-39 HiFi, whole genome shotgun sequence genome window below encodes:
- the LOC113704766 gene encoding vetispiradiene synthase 3-like yields MLNKQDLCEILRWGKELDILSKVPYARDRFVECYFWDVGTIYEPQHSLARMTLAKAIAIAGIIDNTYDAYGTLDELKILTEAVERWDGNGIEQLSDYLKTSYMILLNFNKELEEDLSKKQTSAAFMGMDSATKDVMDWMPTHPKLFVALGKHTRLLNDVGSYKFERERASGMAIECYMKDYNVSEEEAMKKFEDMAVDAWKDVNEQCLRLTTIPRKILKVILNLARLCEVVYKQRGDGFTNQRRIEAHIKAILVDSISL; encoded by the exons ATGCTGAATAAACAAGACCTTTGTGAGATATTAAG GTGGGGAAAGGAACTGGACATCCTATCAAAAGTTCCATATGCAAGGGACAGATTTGTGGAATGCTACTTTTGGGATGTTGGAACCATTTATGAACCTCAGCACTCTCTTGCTCGAATGACTTTGGCAAAAGCAATAGCCATTGCTGGAATAATTGACaatacctatgatgcttatggCACTCTTGATGAACTCAAAATATTAACGGAAGCTGTGGAAAG ATGGGATGGAAATGGAATTGAGCAGCTCTCAGACTACTTGAAGACTTCTTATATGATACTTTTGAATTTTAATAAGGAGCTTGAGGAAGATTTATCAAAAAAACAAA CATCTGCAGCTTTCATGGGCATGGATAGTGCCACAAAGGATGTTATGGACTGGATGCCAACTCATCCTAAACTCTTTGTTGCTTTAGGAAAACATACCCGATTGCTTAATGATGTCGGCAGTTACAAG tttgagagagaaagggccAGTGGCATGGCGATTGAATGCTACATGAAGGACTATAATGTATCCGAGGAAGAGGCAATGAAGAAGTTTGAAGACATGGCTGTGGATGCTTGGAAGGATGTAAATGAGCAATGCTTGAGACTTACTACCATTCCAAGAAAAATTCTCAAAGTGATTCTCAATCTAGCAAGATTATGCGAAGTTGTTTACAAGCAGCGTGGAGATGGATTCACTAATCAACGAAGAATTGAAGCCCATATAAAGGCAATACTTGTGGATTCCATATCTCTTTGA